From a region of the Ascochyta rabiei chromosome 22, complete sequence genome:
- a CDS encoding Sister chromatid cohesion protein pds5, which translates to MARRSRRSAAAAAEVVEEEEAPAVEAEQEGEEEHDHDHDHDHDHDHDHDHDQHGLRPLQFKQPLVGRPGKHIGVGELLARLESLLNELRTLDQDDAHRESLAPVAQQLAHHSLLQHKDAGVRAWTCCCLVDMLKLFAPDAPYPASKLKEIFSLIITKLLPLLANPAHPYNSQHLYVLRSLAEWKSILLINEIPGAEALTTALFTTCFDVLSGPSKSDAADELSKNVEHNMTDVLSTIVDEAPAVSHDIVDIIVAQFLWADPITLGSSTKSKKSAPVDAKQTTLRRKEAPPAYNMAKNVCNAYPDKMARLIGNYFSSVIVDFTNAGPSFKRNRAPSQDADDDAAKGPSDDDIHEANKAHRLLRELWKSCPAVLQDIIPHLQDELGTENVQLRQLATETFGDMISGIGAAGPPPPPQMDPVAYPSQSLTRADAERPFDFLTTPTSINSFPTQHPVAYHSFLQRKNDKSPIIRASWTTAIGRILTTSAGGIGLDPEEERNLLKSFAECLIDSDERVRLAAVKAVQLFTFDDVVRKLGSNGSMSDSGSILSNLADRVKDKKSVIHAETTKLIGRIWGVASGAIAEGDDTVKNLLGCIPSRILEACYVNDADINVQVDTALFESLLPLGYPPMKPRAASGASQVVKDSQTNGEHSYTEAELDKLRTERQLVLVNALSEKAKKVYFAKQSNQVQGAGFMEGFLQVCEKYNGGVVNKEDKDVKTKLSGLIAYYAKTLPEPTRTSDELWKFAKAHDRRAYALIRFCMDPASDYRRVFKSIKELRKRIEDGPGSSLLDVLNPLLYRVALLCYNKSHVAAVIEYTRTDDKGLGATAHELLKEISLRHPKVFSTHVKDLCRTLESEAPTAKTPNPPGAVEDLKACAAFAKKFPGDIPINAKDGRKLVQSFLNFAQYGTPAQAAKHAITIIMHSDNKKELHAREILDKSIKSFKYNGDHWLTKLAALSQLVLLAQTECEDSMDSIIEIAIEKVLHQPHLATDEADAEWMETPDDDILGRTWALKILINRLRSLPSDADLDEAATSTYALLNRLVKDNGEASESNDTPAGHKSRQRLLAANALLKLSTNKRLDALLKPADFVQLALVTHDPCSQVRRRFAEKLMKYLGQNRLPPRFYTILFFFAHEPERGVKESTLTWIRSRRATFAARKETILETVFARLLSLLAHHPDFETDNDTLKLMSEYILYYLKCVATEDNLSLIFHVAQRVKGVADGIASSKQADENLYVLSDLSQALIRSWEEQNSWTMQSWPGKVRLPSGIFRALESHDRAQEIAKKTWIDEDLVEELDPLVRKAIRSKKRKATDVAEGARKKKPKGDRPKREKKDRPIKTPRQRRAASDDESDEGQIAQESEPKRKSGRKSNVSKSYIEVSSDEEDADAGADAVEQAEQEDDSSEEDVEMAEAEEVEAEAEAEEDVDAEAEAEAEAEAEAEAEAEAEAEAEAEASEPSEAEASPAPSPPRKTTRGRAAKAASAVDASPAAQRRKTATPAKTTPAKTTPAKATPAKAATPAKASKATTPAKASKTAKPVAKGKANVNGTAAETTTKTTTVTIEKSTTKWTSDPPAVAASTRRSARTRS; encoded by the exons ATGGCTCGACGCAGCCGGCGCAGTGCTGCAGCGGCGGCCGAGGtcgtggaggaggaggaggcgcCTGCAGTGGAGGCCgagcaagaaggagaagaagagcacgaccacgaccacgaccacgaccacgaccacgaccacgaccacgaccacgaccagcACGGCTTACGGCCATTGCAATTCAAGCAGCCGCTGGTGGGGCGGCCCGGGAAGCACATCGGCGTGGGCGAGCTGCTGGCCCGGCTGGAGTCGCTGCTGAACGAGCTGCGCACCCTCGACCAGGACGACGCCCACCGCGAGTCGCTCGCCCCCGTCGCGCAGCAACTGGCCCACCACAGCCTCCTGCAGCACAAGGACGCCGGCGTGCGCGCCTGGACCTGCTGCTGCCTCGTCGACATGCTGAAGCTCTTCGCCCCCGATGCCCCCTACCCGGCCTCGAAGCTGAAG GAAATCTTCTCGCTCATCATCACCAAGCTGCTGCCCCTCCTCGCCAACCCCGCGCACCCCTACAACAGCCAGCACCTGTACGTCCTGCGCTCCCTCGCCGAGTGGAAGAGCATCCTGCTCATCAACGAGATCCCCGGCGCCGAGGCCCTCACCACCGCCCTCTTCACCACCTGCTTCGACGTCCTCTCCGGCCCCTCCAAGAGCGATGCCGCCGACGAGCTGAGCAAGAACGTCGAGCACAACATGACCGACGTCCTCTCCACCATCGTCGACGAGGCCCCGGCCGTCTCGCACGACATCGTCGACATCATCGTCGCCCAGTTCCTCTGGGCAGACCCCATCACCCTCGGCAGCAGCAccaagagcaagaagagcgCCCCAGTCGATGCCAAGCAGACAACGTTGCGCCGCAAGGAAGCCCCACCGGCCTACAACATGGCCAAGAACGTGTGCAACGCCTACCCAGACAAGATGGCCCGCCTCATTGGCAACTACTTCAGCTCCGTCATCGTCGACTTTACCAATGCAGGCCCGTCCTTCAAGCGGAACCGCGCACCCAGCCAAGACGCCGACGACGATGCCGCCAAGGGCCCTTCAGACGATGACATCCACGAGGCGAACAAGGCGCACAGGCTCCTGCGAGAGCTGTGGAAGTCCTGTCCGGCCGTGCTGCAGGACATCATCCCGCACCTGCAGGACGAGCTCGGGACCGAGAACGTGCAGCTTCGCCAGCTGGCCACCGAGACGTTCGGAGACATGATCTCTGGCATTGGCGCAGCAGGtcctccgccgccgccacagATGGACCCCGTTGCCTACCCATCACAGAGCCTGACACGAGCCGATGCAGAACGCCCGTTCGACTTTCTCACCACGCCCACCTCCATCAACTCCTTTCCTACCCAGCATCCCGTTGCATACCACTCGTTTCTGCAGCGCAAGAACGACAAGTCGCCCATCATTCGAGCGTCCTGGACAACGGCAATCGGCCGCATACTGACAACATCAGCTGGCGGCATCGGACTCGACCCCGAAGAAGAGCGGAACCTGCTCAAGTCGTTTGCCGAGTGCCTGATCGACAGCGACGAGAGAGTGCGACTGGCGGCCGTAAAGGCGGTCCAGCTCTTCACCTTTGACGATGTCGTCCGCAAGCTCGGCAGCAACGGCAGCATGTCGGACTCGGGCTCCATCCTCTCCAACCTTGCAGATCGAGTCAAGGACAAGAAAAGCGTCATCCACGCGGAGACAACAAAGCTCATCGGCCGCATCTGGGGTGTAGCTTCAGGCGCGATTGCCGAGGGCGACGACACTGTGAAGAACTTGCTCGGCTGTATACCGTCAAGAATCCTGGAAGCGTGCTATGTGAACGATGCCGATATCAACGTCCAGGTTGACACGGCGCTCTTTGAGTCTCTACTGCCGCTTGGATATCCTCCCATGAAGCCCCGAGCTGCGAGCGGTGCCTCGCAAGTAGTCAAGGACAGCCAAACAAACGGCGAGCACAGCTACACCGAAGCCGAGCTCGACAAGCTCCGGACCGAGCGACAGCTTGTCCTGGTCAACGCGTTGAGCGAAAAGGCCAAGAAGGTCTACTTCGCCAAGCAGAGCAATCAAGTACAGGGCGCTGGGTTCATGGAGGGCTTCTTGCAGGTCTGCGAAAAGTACAACGGCGGCGTCGTCAACAAGGAAGACAAGGACGTCAAGACCAAGCTGAGTGGTTTGATTGCCTACTACGCCAAAACATTACCCGAGCCCACGCGAACCTCTGACGAGCTGTGGAAGTTTGCCAAAGCACACGACCGTCGTGCGTATGCTCTGATACGTTTCTGCATGGATCCAGCGAGCGACTACCGCAGGGTCTTCAAGTCTATT AAAGAGCTGCGAAAGCGCATCGAGGACGGCCCGGGTAGTAGTCTACTCGACGTCTTGAACCCTCTGCTCTACCGTGTCGCCCTGCTGTGCTACAACAAAAGTCACGTCGCAGCTGTCATCGAGTATACTCGCACCGACGACAAGGGCCTGGGCGCCACTGCCCACGAACTGCTGAAAGAGATCTCCCTCAGGCACCCAAAGGTCTTTTCCACGCACGTCAAGGATCTCTGCAGGACGCTCGAGAGCGAGGCGCCAACAGCAAAAACGCCGAACCCCCCTGGAGCGGTCGAAGACCTCAAGGCCTGCGCAGCCTTTGCGAAGAAGTTTCCTGGCGATATCCCGATCAACGCCAAGGACGGGCGCAAGCTGGTGCAGAGCTTCCTCAACTTTGCGCAATATGGCACACCAGCACAGGCTGCGAAGCATGCAATCACGATTATCATGCACAGCGACAACAAGAAAGAGCTTCACGCTAGGGAGATACTGGACAAGAGCATCAAAAGCTTCAAGTACAACGGCGACCACTGGCTGACGAAGCTCGCCGCGCTCAGTCAGCTGGTACTGCTTGCGCAGACGGAGTGCGAGGACAGCATGGACTCCATCATTGAGATTGCCATTGAAAAGGTCCTCCACCAGCCGCACTTGGCAACTGACGAGGCTGATGCTGAATGGATGGAGACGCCCGATGACGATATCCTGGGCCGAACTTGGGCGTTGAAGATTCTCATCAACCGACTGCGCTCCCTTCCATCCGATGCTGACCTCGACGAGGCCGCGACAAGTACATACGCCCTGCTCAACCGGCTGGTCAAGGACAACGGCGAAGCATCAGAGTCAAACGACACACCGGCAGGGCACAAATCTCGCCAGAGGCTCCTCGCCGCCAACGCGCTGCTCAAGCTGTCGACCAACAAGCGCCTTGACGCGCTGCTGAAGCCCGCTGATTTTGTACAGCTGGCTCTCGTCACTCACGACCCCTGTTCTCAAGTACGCAGACGGTTCGCCGAGAAACTGATGAAGTACCTCGGACAGAACCGCCTCCCCCCTCGCTTCTACAccatcctcttcttcttcgctcACGAGCCCGAGCGGGGCGTCAAAGAAAGTACACTCACCTGGATACGTTCCCGGCGCGCCACCTTCGCCGCTCGCAAGGAAACCATTCTCGAGACTGTCTTCGCCCGCCTCCTCAGTCTTCTCGCACACCACCCGGATTTCGAGACCGACAACGACACCCTCAAACTCATGTCCGAGTACATCCTCTACTACCTCAAATGCGTCGCCACAGAAGACAACCTCTCCCTCATCTTCCACGTCGCGCAACGTGTCAAGGGCGTTGCCGACGGCATCGCGTCGTCGAAGCAAGCCGATGAAAATCTCTACGTCCTCTCCGACCTCTCCCAAGCCCTCATCCGCTCCTGGGAAGAGCAGAACAGCTGGACCATGCAGTCCTGGCCGGGCAAGGTGCGCCTTCCCTCCGGCATCTTCCGCGCGTTGGAGAGCCACGACCGTGCCCAGGAGATTGCGAAGAAGACGTGGATTGATGAAGACCTGGTTGAAGAACTCGATCCACTAGTCCGCAAGGCCATCCGCagcaagaagaggaaggcTACCGATGTTGCCGAGGGCGCGCGGAAGAAGAAGCCCAAGGGCGACCGGCCgaagagagagaagaaggacaGGCCAATCAAGACACCGAGGCAGAGACGGGCAGCAAGTGATGATGAGAGCGATGAGGGGCAGATTGCGCAAGAGAGCGAGCCGAAGAGAAAGAGTGGGCGGAAAAGTAACGTAAGCAAGAGCTATATCGAGGTCAGCAGTGACGAGGAGGACGCCGATGCCGGCGCCGACGCCGTGGAGCAGGCTGAACAAGAGGACGATTCGTCCGAGGAAGACGTAGAGATGGCAGAGGCGGAAGAGGTTGAAGCAGAGGCTGAAGCGGAGGAAGATGTAGacgcagaagcagaagcagaggcagaagcagaagcagaagcagaagcagaagcagaagcagaagcagaagcagaagcagaagcgtCCGAACCCTCTGAAGCGGAAGCGTCACCAGCGCCCTCACCACCAAGGAAAACCACACGAGGTCGAGCAGCAAAAGCAGCCAGTGCGGTCGACGCCTCACCAGCCGCGCAGAGACGCAAGACCGCCACTCCAGCCAAGACAACCCCAGCCAAGACAACCCCAGCTAAGGCAACTCCAGCCAAGGCAGCAACGCCAGCGAAAGCCAGCAAAGCAACGACACCAGCAAAGGCCAGCAAAACCGCCAAACCCGTCGCAAAGGGAAAAGCAAACGTCAACGGCACCGCAGCAGAAACAACAACAAAAACTACAACAGTAACGATAGAGAAATCGACGACGAAATGGACGTCTGATCCCCCTGCCGTTGCCGCCTCGACTCGACGAAGTGCCCGGACTAGAAGCTAA
- a CDS encoding Protein-S-isoprenylcysteine O-methyltransferase: MASNGSATSSHDNISFPVNRPAQQGQWTPELDASVRARETSNVQVKAANYVPAEFFPTGKRSLAGIGLRAFILGNAAMVGFLLAAQLAYHGSHLWRPFLFLGALSVFHFLEFYTTAAYNTPSASVASYLLTNGSQYRIAHTTAFVETLITSYFFSEWQSKIHSPLVILLGVAMVLVGQVVRSIAMAQAGTNFNHTVQSSKNEGHELVTGGLYAYLRHPSYFGFFWWGIGTQVMLGNTLCTLAYAGVLWYFFKTRINHEEKHLIQFFGDDYKAYRVRTRVWIPFI; the protein is encoded by the exons ATGGCCTCGAATGGATCAGCGACGTCGTCACACGACAACATCTCATTCCCTGTGAATCGCCCCGCACAGCAGGGTCAGTGGACTCCAGAGCTTGACGCCAGCGTGCGCGCGCGGGAGACTTCGAACGTGCAGGTCAAAGCTGCCAACTATGTCCCGGCAGAGTTCTTTCCCACTGGAAAGCGTTCACTCGCAGGCATTGGGCTTCGTGCCTTTATCTTGGGCAACGCTGCGATGGTTGGTTTCCTTCTTGCAGCACAGCTTGCATACCATGGCAGCCACCTTTGGCGGCCGTTTCTCTTCCTCGGTGCCCTCTCTGTCTTTCACTTCCTCGAGTTCTACACTACAGCCGCGTACAACACACCGAGCGCTTCCGTAGCATCGTATCTCCTCACGAATGGCAGCCAGTACCGAATTGCGCACACAACGGCCTTCGTCGAGACCTTGATCACGTCTTACTTCTTTTCTGAGTGGCAGTCGAAGATTCATTCGCCGTTGGTTATACTGTTGGGCGTTGCCATGGTGTTGGTGGGACAGGTGGTCAGGAGCATTGCCATGGCGCAAGCGGGCACAAACTTCAACCACACGGTTCAGTCGAGCAAGAACGAGGGCCATGAGCTTGTCACGGGTGGGTTGTATGCCTACCTCCGCCATCCATCGTACTTTGGCTTCTTCTGGTGGGGCATTGGCACCCAAGTCATGCTTGGGAACACTTTATGCACTCTGGCCTATGCTGGAGTCTTGTGGTACTTCTTCAAGACAAGAATCAACC ACGAAGAGAAACACCTTATCCAATTCTTCGGCGACGATTACAAGGCATATCGAGTGCGCACACGTGTTTGGATACCTTTTATATAA